In Primulina eburnea isolate SZY01 chromosome 3, ASM2296580v1, whole genome shotgun sequence, one DNA window encodes the following:
- the LOC140828379 gene encoding glucan endo-1,3-beta-glucosidase, basic isoform-like yields MALSIFFQYYLMLIVMISVFHLDTTDAQTGACYGFLGNNLPPPGEVIALCKQHNILRVRIYNPNPQVLEALKGSNVSVMVGVENENIISIAHDPNLANSWVQNNVLKYPNVNFRYIAVGNEIAPDGAGSSIAPYLAPAMQNVYNALTAAGLGQTIKVSTALSMGVLASSYPPSQGSFKDPSFINPIVAFLSEIQSPFLVNVYPYFAYISDPADIDLDYAIFTSPGAVVKDGAYEYQNLFSAMVDAVHAALEHAGAPNVEVVVSETGWPSAGGTATTIDNAKSYNSNLLKMVKNGTPRKPGKPLETYIFDLIDENEKEPETENHWGIFLPDKQPKYPLSFN; encoded by the exons atGGCTCTGTCAATTTTCTTCCAATATTATTTGATGCTTATTGTCATGATATCTGTATTCCATTTAGACACAACAG ATGCTCAAACGGGAGCTTGTTATGGTTTTCTTGGCAACAATCTTCCACCCCCGGGGGAAGTCATTGCCCTCTGCAAGCAACACAACATTCTACGAGTTCGAATCTACAATCCCAATCCACAAGTCCTCGAAGCCCTCAAAGGAAGCAACGTTTCAGTAATGGTAGGTGTCGAGAATGAGAACATCATAAGCATCGCCCACGACCCGAATCTCGCAAACTCTTGGGTCCAAAACAATGTCCTAAAATATCCAAACGTGAACTTTAGATATATCGCTGTCGGGAATGAGATCGCCCCAGATGGGGCCGGCTCCAGCATTGCACCATATCTTGCTCCAGCCATGCAAAATGTGTACAATGCGCTGACCGCAGCTGGTTTAGGGCAAACGATTAAGGTTTCTACCGCTTTGAGCATGGGAGTGCTTGCATCATCGTACCCTCCTTCACAGGGAAGCTTTAAGGACCCATCGTTCATAAATCCAATCGTCGCGTTTCTTTCGGAAATTCAGAGCCCTTTTCTTGTAAATGTGTATCCTTACTTTGCATATATAAGTGATCCAGCCGACATTGATTTGGATTATGCGATATTCACTTCTCCTGGGGCTGTTGTGAAAGATGGGGCCTATGAGTACCAGAACCTGTTCAGTGCTATGGTGGATGCAGTTCATGCGGCATTGGAACATGCCGGTGCACCGAACGTCGAAGTTGTCGTTTCCGAAACGGGGTGGCCCTCGGCGGGTGGGACTGCAACAACCATCGACAATGCAAAATCTTATAACTCAAATTTGCTCAAAATGGTGAAGAATGGGACTCCAAGAAAGCCCGGAAAGCCTCTCGAAACTTATATTTTCGATCTGATTGATGAGAATGAGAAGGAACCTGAAACTGAGAATCACTGGGGGATCTTTCTGCCCGACAAACAGCCTAAATATCCTCTCTCATTTAACTAG
- the LOC140826979 gene encoding uncharacterized protein: protein MAEFDAFLGMDWLAKNHALLDCQKKSVKLQTPNHEEIIYHGKYKEQKSLLSASQTWKVMKSCEEIYLAMISEVNNEVTQKIEDIPVIHEFPDVFPEELPDTIPDCEVKFEINLIPVVTPISKAPYRMAPTELKELKDQL from the coding sequence ATGGCCGAGTTCGACGCATTCCTAGGAATGGATTGGTTGGCCAAGAATCATGCCTTGTTGGATTGTCAGAAGAAGAGTGTCAAACTGCAGACTCCAAACCATGAGGAGATCATATACCATGGTAAATATAAAGAGCAAAAATctctcttatctgcatcacaaaCTTGGAAAGTCATGAAAAGTTGTGAAGAAATTTACCTAGCAATGATCAGCGAGGTAAATAACGAAGTTACTCAGAagatagaggatattccagttaTTCATGAATTTCCGGACGTCTTCCCTGAAGAATTGCCTGACACGATTCCTGATTGTGAAGTGAAGTTTGAGATCAACTTGATCCCCGTGGTTACACCAATTTCAAAAGCACCATACAGAATGGCCCCAACAGAGTTAAAGGAACTAAAGGATCAACTCTAA